From Phaeodactylum tricornutum CCAP 1055/1 chromosome 11, complete sequence, one genomic window encodes:
- a CDS encoding predicted protein has product MAGSVGKDGNIAQKTMPYQDVKDRFARDGFVSIRGILPTDIVEEWEDFGIEFFRKTFEHLHEYGHTAYPEHCRMRNGEKEFALGLGVKSGFREIVMRSPGRYEISILNSVKAGQGMPSLVRIKDLLAETVPILLEERSWESLSVCNLSFVVSTPGSKEQAWHADGGHVSLREHLPCHVFNIFVPLRNVSLQMGPTEFRPGSHIYTRNLAPMMLAAKARKTLRAPAAPLLNRGDILVFDYRVLHRGLANRSGCNRSFLVLTVSKPWFKDILNFPARSMHSTVS; this is encoded by the coding sequence ATGGCTGGATCAGTAGGTAAGGATGGCAATATTGCCCAAAAAACAATGCCATATCAAGACGTCAAGGATCGCTTTGCTCGAGACGGCTTTGTCTCCATCAGAGGCATACTTCCGACGGATATCGTAGAGGAATGGGAGGATTTTGGAATCGAGTTTTTCAGAAAAACCTTCGAGCACCTTCATGAATACGGTCATACGGCTTATCCAGAGCACTGCCGAATGCGAAACGGAGAAAAGGAATTCGcccttggccttggcgtaAAAAGTGGCTTTCGAGAAATCGTTATGAGGAGCCCAGGACGCTACGAGATTTCAATACTTAACAGCGTCAAAGCTGGCCAAGGTATGCCGTCATTGGTTCGAATAAAGGATCTGCTGGCGGAAACCGTGCCTATACTTTTGGAGGAAAGGTCTTGGGAGTCGCTTTCCGTTTGCAACTTGTCATTTGTTGTATCAACTCCTGGCTCAAAAGAGCAAGCATGGCATGCCGATGGTGGACACGTCAGCCTACGAGAGCATCTCCCTTGCCATGTATTTAATATTTTTGTTCCGCTGAGAAATGTTTCCTTGCAAATGGGGCCAACTGAGTTCCGTCCTGGTTCCCACATTTATACTCGCAACCTTGCGCCGATGATGCTGGCAGCCAAAGCTCGAAAGACGTTGAGGGCTCCTGCTGCTCCCTTGCTTAACAGAGGGGACATATTGGTATTTGACTACCGTGTACTCCATCGAGGACTCGCCAATCGATCCGGCTGCAATCGCTCATTCCTCGTCCTGACCGTCTCTAAGCCATGGTTCAAAGATATTTTGAACTTCCCGGCAAGGTCTATGCATAGTACGGTATCGTAG
- a CDS encoding predicted protein, translating to MGILLAFGGVVMNMYVVLSCFFQRIALINPVTGEPIPGSERGYGFLGREVDYGLQPDYQQCIYYPAEEEAEIFDSWVKAGKAFAYMSGILGLVCFCVLLLSCCVAFSPSMYERWLFWFYIFASLCIAFSFLMFGSEFCSENNCKIAQGGGWAISTFFFWLCCANTVKSMAQARPPRSRNNDNDDDDDANSLWYDHEEDKYRKRPGEYYDDDGGDENGDEDSWESYYEEDEEEENVTTRRKANTRDDQSPASQLQSQIPTPQSNVDLLDDDFHPDSHATDHNSYTGSAHLNNDGASLDQGSYPGGPYKDGESTARNSLYNGGNSVVDAVSIGPNSDNGGSIRDASSVREGNYHGANSTDRHSVHGSAEDFNVPVDVDHNDVHGQNDSRVPVVHAENGYFDDSFGNVNAIDSNRPIPRVGDVDGPTIT from the exons ATGGGCATATTGCTCGCCTTTGGTGGCGTCGTTATGAACATGTACGTAGTGCTTTCCTGTTTCTTTCAACGGATCGCACTGATTAATCCGGTGACGGGCGAACCCATTCCAGGCAGTGAACGTGGGTATGGTTTTCTAGGCCGCGAGGTGGACTATGGGCTTCAACCCGATTACCAGCAGTGCATTTACTACCCTGCTGAGGAGGAAGCAGAGATTTTCGATAGCTGGGTCAAGGCCGGAAAGGCATTTGCCTACATG AGTGGCATCTTGGGATTAGTTTGTTTCTGCGTGCTCCTATTGTCGTGCTGCGTAGCCTTTTCGCCTAGCATGTACGAGCGATGGCTCTTTTGGTTCTACATTTTTGCATCTCTTTGCATCGCGTTCAGTTTTCTCATGTTTGGATCCGAGTTTTGCAGCGAAAACAACTGCAAGATAGCCCAGGGTGGAGGCTGGGCGATTTCcacttttttcttttggcTGTGCTGTGCCAATACGGTCAAAAGTATGGCCCAGGCTCGACCCCCACGATCGAGGAACAACGATaatgacgatgacgatgatgcgaATAGTCTCTGGTACGATCACGAAGAAGACAAGTATCGCAAACGCCCGGGGGAGTACTACGATGACGATGGTGGCGATGAGAACGGTGACGAGGATTCGTGGGAATCCTACTACgaagaggatgaggaagaggaaaacgTAACCACCCGACGAAAGGCAAACACCCGTGACGACCAAAGCCCCGCCAGCCAACTCCAATCACAGATACCAACTCCCCAATCGAACGTGGATCTCCTGGATGACGACTTTCATCCGGACAGTCATGCCACGGACCACAACAGTTATACTGGAAGTGCGCATCTCAACAATGATGGCGCCTCCCTGGACCAGGGCAGTTATCCAGGAGGACCGTACAAGGACGGTGAATCTACGGCTCGCAACAGTCTTTACAATGGTGGCAATTCCGTTGTCGACGCGGTCTCGATTGGTCCAAACAGCGACAACGGCGGCTCGATTCGGGATGCTTCTTCCGTACGTGAAGGCAACTACCATGGTGCTAACTCGACGGACCGGCATAGCGTCCACGGGTCTGCGGAGGATTTTAATGTCCCAGTTGACGTAGACCACAATGACGTCCACGGCCAAAACGACAGCCGTGTTCCCGTCGTCCATGCCGAAAATGGCTACTTTGACGACTCCTTCGGTAACGTGAATGCTATCGACTCCAATCGGCCAATCCCTCGAGTCGGTGACGTTGATGGTCCCACAATCACATAG
- a CDS encoding predicted protein: protein MRTVSVLLSLPVLFTAVAAFTVGVPTARPSVSSTRIFLEDHIADLIDHELYREQHRKDFEREWMEKNRGAVLSRLRDDQAVMMEPTDDLRQVRKDQKLAKDDPARYCADRCLATGNCDVYEDMYVPTCRDCHPLHCRQLIEVTHRSPFSRSRYGSFSYSPQEVLEFCNDCVLSEGEEPCDIPDAFYEYESGLSP, encoded by the coding sequence ATGCGAACCGTTTCCGTTCTGCTCTCGTTGCCCGTGCTCTTCACCGCCGTCGCAGCCTTTACCGTCGGAGTCCCTACCGCACGCCCTTCCGTCTCTTCCACACGCATCTTTTTAGAAGATCACATTGCCGACCTCATCGACCACGAACTGTATCGCGAACAGCATCGGAAGGACTTTGAGCGTGAATGGATGGAAAAGAACCGCGGTGCCGTGCTCTCCCGACTCCGCGACGATCAAGCCGTCATGATGGAGCCGACTGACGACCTCCGACAGGTCCGCAAGGATCAGAAACTGGCCAAGGATGATCCCGCACGCTACTGCGCGGATCGCTGCCTCGCTACCGGGAACTGCGACGTGTACGAAGACATGTACGTACCAACGTGTCGCGATTGCCATCCGTTGCATTGCCGGCAGCTAATAGAAGTCACTCACCGATCTCCGTTTTCCCGCTCTCGGTACGGTAGCTTTTCCTATTCACCCCAAGAAGTCTTGGAGTTTTGCAATGATTGCGTTTTGTCCGAAGGGGAAGAACCGTGTGACATCCCGGACGCCTTTTACGAGTACGAAAGTGGGCTCAGTCCCTAG
- a CDS encoding predicted protein: MSVYDACPAERALAFPPDFGAPTRPPSLVVTTMTPSRVIPLSKTLCCPDHTAVLSVSSVTDEQVREVASLIHDELQCVSIGGVAQTLGLSRTLASQLLTKVAQDEASVHDDGSTRVEPRSYRATYCVSSNETDPTAPDVSCTVFSLVTRHETADAVVRHSVAPRLPEQPLPLLYALSLENEALSTAHEREMAAYRDMLQQTRQPDQEHAGAASLERLLQPEALWDDVTPAETVREACYATAATASPHQADKHNQLNSRNSSSVTDRGSRRPLPKKAVTAASFFGNQPPGNTRSARTATATPPASRTLVSTTKPVKSAAKPNVAALDEKENNRDDLVGNADDFVGDLDDNDDDSVPGDAAPAVPAEHVPRRPSKRVLIPDSSDDEADTPEESAATGKTTHETLLVDAAPPVKGAMDDFAQKAAPLPGNLPSRRRRRKVTKEKTTVDPNGFLHTEIQEVWEDIPSDEEETQLVGSPIAKAAPPAKKTSTVKAGMKQKSLANFFQKK; the protein is encoded by the exons ATGTCCGTCTACGACGCCTGTCCCGCCGAGCGGGCTCTGGCGTTCCCGCCCGATTTCGGTGCGCCAACCCGTCCCCCGTCCCTCGTCGTGACGACCATGACGCCAAGCCGCGTAATCCCCCTATCAAAGACACTTTGTTGCCCAGACC ACACGGCAGTGTTGTCGGTATCGTCCGTAACGGACGAACAAGTACGGGAGGTAGCCTCCCTGATTCACGACGAGCTGCAGTGTGTGAGCATTGGTGGAGTCGCGCAAACGTTGGGTCTTTCGCGTACTCTCGCATCGCAGTTGCTTACCAAGGTTGCGCAAGACGAAGCCTCCGTCCATGACGACGGTAGCACGCGTGTGGAACCACGGTCCTACCGGGCGACGTACTGTGTCAGTAGCAACGAGACAGACCCCACCGCTCCGGATGTCTCCTGTACCG TCTTCAGTCTCGTGACCCGCCACGAAACGGCGGATGCCGTAGTTCGCCACAGCGTCGCACCGCGACTGCCGGAACAACCGCTCCCACTGCTCTACGCACTCTCTTTGGAAAACGAAGCCCTGTCGACGGCACACGAACGAGAAATGGCTGCGTATCGGGACATGCTCCAACAGACACGGCAACCCGACCAGGAACATGCCGGTGCCGCGTCACTCGAACGTCTCCTGCAACCGGAAGCACTGTGGGACGACGTGACTCCGGCCGAGACGGTGCGGGAGGCGTGTTACGCCACCGCGGCAACGGCCAGTCCCCATCAAGCGGACAAACACAACCAACTCAACAGTCGTAACAGCAGCAGCGTGACGGATCGCGGCAGTCGCCGTCCGCTTCCCAAAAAAGCCGTCACCGCCGCTTCGTTTTTCGGGAACCAGCCTCCGGGGAACACTCGTAGTGCACGCACCGCCACAGCCACCCCGCCGGCATCCCGGACCCTGGTGTCCACCACAAAACCAGTCAAGTCCGCTGCGAAACCAAACGTGGCGgcgttggacgaaaaggaaaacaacCGGGATGACCTTGTGGGTAACGCCGACGACTTTGTGGGAGACTtggacgacaatgacgatgaCAGCGTGCCGGGAGACGCCGCACCCGCCGTTCCCGCGGAACACGTACCCCGACGTCCGTCCAAGCGGGTCCTGATTCCGGacagcagcgacgacgaagccgacacTCCCGAGGAATCCGCCGCCACCGGGAAGACCACCCACGAAACTTTGCTGGTCGATGCAGCACCGCCCGTCAAAGGTGCCATGGACGACTTTGCCCAGAAAGCGGCCCCCCTACCAGGCAATCTACCGTCTCGGCGACGCCGACGCAAGGTcaccaaggaaaagacgaCGGTCGATCCCAACGGATTTTTGCATACCGAGATACAGGAAGTCTGGGAAGATATCCCttcggatgaagaagaaacccaACTTGTAGGATCGCCAATTGCCAAGGCCGCCCCGCCCGCCAAAAAAACGTCGACGGTCAAAGCAGGAATGAAACAAAAGAGTTTGGCCAATTTCTTTCAGAAAAAATAG
- a CDS encoding predicted protein: MTTSADRKSAWRVAGIVLVLLIGSCSTIQKRFFVLSFSPQSQNIIPRTSRWNLDHESLHTFAKEHARTYLWASNSGDEDKAPQNEEASKNLPKRKKKKKPGSRAGEPSLDDRKKNKEELVKEIGERMRDKNKKPIGETHDNSNSLLDKLNPFKAGQNLRKQLDTAITSISSVAKTEKRTMYYLDDRLVDGTNVFSERTLERLDQDDFVPEVLVVGATGEVGRLVVRRLLLDGRFRVRVLVRDLYTKTLNMLGTGVTYCQGDLGNMDSLEYALTDVDKIVFCASAPRPDEDQFQQRFQDFMKETLESRDDSIKDIFDSKANDVEWEQLESVLELRARLAEQVDCLGMQNLVRAYQHVRHADYGTSQAAKRSLFKFQSRPDDFNLFALDDVGDDFSETAEGERKDYTSNYSYNEEDYDEDDDMDEGEYEDEYADYDEEYDIVGLEKRQDSSVKTQVQWIRNKFRHAVFVGRVPKATSGNAGGEAAITSSRLRAREDPDNGIDLSNGFAGFICRVCSDGGTYEAFVRTRAFYTDGIEYVCQFSTSTKPIGRNKSKNKFVTVRLPFENFTPVRTASSKLVGQDESIPQFRGGDVRNIGFRYRSSGNELKNKLEQSERNSFYLAFSYIKLYRAQPEPEFVYLSDARIPPVVPNGMVRHEARQLLAANGNESSTGSYQILSDSALWSSTRDKTSRSPEETYYKYRGEEILKQSGLSYSIVRVCGFNESPSGEASTIDLQSSTNDLSAVSRDDVARVCVSALLDPNALNKSFYMGKKKGQKSSSKDEDMASKFGQLSADAIV; the protein is encoded by the exons ATGACGACGTCGGCGGATCGAAAATCGGCTTGGAGAGTTGCCGGAATTGTTCTCGTACTGCTTATTGGGTCTTGCAGTACAATCCAAAAAAGGTTTTTTGTCTTGAGCTTCTCTCCGCAGAGCCAAAACATAATACCACGAACTTCACGATGGAATCTTGATCATGAATCGCTACACACTTTCGCAAAAGAGCATGCCCGAACGTATCTCTGGGCATCAAATAGTGGCGACGAGGACAAAGCTCCCCAAAACGAGGAGGCATCGAAAAACCttccgaaaaggaagaaaaagaaaaagccagGTAGTCGTGCTGGCGAACCTAGTCTCGACGAccgaaagaaaaacaaagaGGAACTAGTCAAGGAAATTGGGGAACGTATGAGAGACAAGAATAAAAAGCCAATTGGCGAAACTCACGATAATAGCAACAGTCTACTGGACAAACTGAATCCATTCAAGGCTGGTCAGAATCTCCGCAAACAACTCGATACGGCTATCACCTCGATTTCTTCGGTAGCGAAGACAGAAAAGCGAACTATGTACTACTTGGATGATAGATTGGTTGATGGTACAAATGTTTTTTCGGAACGAACACTGGAACGACTGGATCAGGATGATTTTGTGCCGGAGGTTTTGGTGGTTGGGGCGACTGGCGAAGTTGGTCGTCTCGTCGTCCGCCGACTTTTGCTTGATGGTCGTTTCCGTGTCCGTGTGCTGGTGCGCGACTTGTACACCAAGACGCTGAATATGCTAGGAACGGGTGTCACATACTGTCAGGGAGATTTAGGTAACATGGACAGTCTGGAATATGCTTTGACGGATGTAGACAAG ATTGTCTTTTGTGCCAGTGCGCCACGACCCGATGAAGACCAGTTTCAGCAAAGGTTTCAAGATTTCATGAAAGAGACCCTGGAAAGTCGGGACGACTCGATAAAGGACATTTTCGATAGCAAAGCGAACGATGTGGAATGGGAGCAGCTGGAATCGGTGTTAGAATTGCGAGCGCGATTAGCCGAACAGGTAGACTGTCTTGGCATGCAAAACTTAGTACGGGCCTACCAGCACGTTAGACACGCCGATTATGGAACGTCACAAGCGGCGAAGCGATCCTTGTTCAAGTTCCAAAGCAGACCCGACGACTTTAATCTGTTCGCTTTGGATGATGTAGGGGACGATTTTTCGGAAACAGCTGAAGGCGAAAGAAAGGATTACACATCTAATTATTCATACAACGAAGAAGATtatgatgaagacgacgacatggACGAGGGGGAATACGAAGACGAATACGCCGACTACGACGAGGAATACGACATTGTTGGTCTCGAAAAGCGCCAGGACTCGTCGGTAAAAACACAGGTGCAGTGGATCCGAAACAAGTTCCGCCACGCCGTTTTTGTCGGTCGTGTCCCTAAGGCTACCAGTGGCAACGCAGGCGGAGAAGCAGCCATTACCAGTAGCCGTTTGCGTGCTCGCGAAGATCCCGACAACGGGATTGATCTCAGCAACGGCTTTGCTGGATTTATCTGTCGCGTTTGTTCTGATGGTGGCACGTACGAAGCATTTGTTCGAACGAGGGCTTTTTATACGGACGGTATCGAGTACGTTTGCCAGTTCTCCACTAGTACAAAGCCAATCGGGCGCAATAAATCGAAAAACAAGTTCGTCACCGTCAGATTACCGTTTGAGAATTTTACACCGGTCCGAACTGCTTCCAGCAAACTGGTCGGTCAAGACGAGAGTATTCCCCAGTTCCGCGGCGGTGATGTTCGGAACATTGGTTTTCGGTACCGTAGTTCCGGCAACGAACTCAAGAACAAGCTGGAGCAATCGGAACGAAACAGCTTTTACTTGGCCTTTTCCTACATCAAGCTGTATCGAGCTCAACCCGAGCCCGAGTTTGTCTACTTGAGCGACGCGCGGATTCCACCAGTTGTCCCGAACGGGATGGTGCGTCACGAAGCCCGGCAACTACTTGCAGCGAACGGGAACGAGTCGTCCACGGGGAGCTATCAAATCTTGAGTGACTCGGCTTTGTGGTCGTCGACTCGAGATAAGACGAGTCGGAGTCCGGAAGAGACGTACTACAAATACCGCGGCGAAGAAATCCTGAAGCAGAGTGGTTTGAGTTATTCCATCGTCCGGGTATGCGGCTTTAACGAGTCTCCTTCGGGCGAAGCTAGTACGATTGATTTGCAATCCTCCACGAACGACTTGTCGGCTGTTTCACGCGACGACGTGGCTCGGGTTTGTGTGAGCGCACTGTTGGACCCCAATGCTCTGAACAAGAGCTTCTACATGGGCAAGAAAAAGGGGCAGAAGAGTAGCAGCAAAGACGAAGACATGGCGAGTAAGTTTGGCCAGCTTTCGGCCGACGCTATCGTATAG
- a CDS encoding predicted protein, with protein sequence MEDLSTASPILVASATATTGTATVKALSDMGASVRAMVRKVDDPRAVELAKLPGVSLIEADFDDHDSVKAMLKGIQRALLVTGAFAYEQFEREAFFIEAAHAEGVECVVRISTGSFLIKPGTKGAYGRTHHGLQAFCDVGGYPVVHLNPNWFFTNWMGSAAEARTTGTITQPVKGDGPPMAMIDPRDIGTAAATILTQTTEGLQPFLTKKYIEIHGPAMVNFADKAAALSKALGYPITINTVPREGFLQALMGMGLPRVFANSFLETIEQVDGVVPPGYEGYGPDLGRDAWPVESSPELLAVWKPQYDVNAWAASDAVQAAFKRT encoded by the coding sequence ATGGAAGACCTCTCGACTGCATCCCCCATCCTGGTGGCTTCGGCTACCGCAACAACGGGTACTGCTACCGTTAAGGCCTTGTCGGACATGGGAGCGTCGGTGCGTGCAATGGTCCGCAAGGTCGATGATCCGCGTGCCGTCGAGCTCGCTAAACTGCCCGGCGTGTCGCTGATCGAAGCCGACTTTGACGATCACGACAGCGTCAAGGCCATGTTGAAAGGTATCCAGCGTGCGTTACTCGTGACTGGTGCCTTTGCGTACGAGCAGTTCGAACGGGAGGCGTTCTTTATTGAGGCTGCCCACGCCGAAGGCGTCGAATGCGTGGTGCGGATTTCCACGGGGAGCTTCCTGATCAAACCCGGAACCAAAGGCGCCTACGGCCGCACTCACCATGGACTCCAGGCATTTTGTGACGTGGGTGGATATCCCGTCGTACATCTTAATCCCAATTGGTTCTTTACCAACTGGATGGGATCTGCCGCCGAAGCCCGAACTACCGGGACCATTACCCAGCCAGTCAAAGGCGACGGTCCTCCGATGGCCATGATTGACCCCCGGGATATTGGCACCGCCGCAGCGACTATTCTCACGCAAACAACGGAAGGTCTCCAGCCTTTTCTCACCAAGAAATACATTGAAATCCACGGCCCAGCAATGGTCAATTTTGCCGACAAGGCCGCGGCTTTGAGCAAAGCTCTCGGTTACCCGATTACGATCAATACGGTTCCCCGTGAAGGCTTTCTCCAGGCACTCATGGGTATGGGTCTCCCCCGTGTCTTTGCCAACagttttttggaaacaatcGAACAAGTGGATGGTGTGGTGCCCCCTGGATACGAAGGCTACGGACCGGACTTGGGTCGCGATGCCTGGCCCGTCGAGTCCAGCCCCGAGCTCTTGGCCGTCTGGAAACCGCAGTACGATGTCAACGCGTGGGCTGCTTCGGATGCCGTGCAAGCCGCGTTCAAGCGCACCTAG